One region of Caldisericaceae bacterium genomic DNA includes:
- a CDS encoding DUF1116 domain-containing protein, which translates to MSKVNELFNNELKVINIGLKAFAESLKLTGYKVINVDWNPPAYGEEIESAFEKFNEIVLNKKVDVESANKEAFQRLINSRPKIVGMGKAIDLIPNMKKNMLLHAGPPISWDRMCGPMRGAVIGAILYEGWAKTEDEAERLAASGEIEFSPCHHHQATGPMAGVYSPSMPVFELVNETYGNKAYTNMNEGLGKVLRMGAFSPDVISRLKWMESELYPVLARAIEYLGSIDLKNIFAQALHMGDEGHNRNRAGTSLLFRQLAPAIVKTTNDPDAVERVLKFIDGNDHFFLNLSMSAAKVSLDAARNIEGSTMVVVMARNGTDFGIQVSGLGDTWFTVPAEVPPNALYFPGFTKDDANPDIGDSSITETAGWGGFAIASAPAIVQFTGGTPMEAVNKTKLMYEITIGENNTYQIPYLNFRGTPTGIDIKLVVEKGIPPFIDTGIAHKKPGIGQVGAGLVDAPIEVFKKAFLAFVQKYS; encoded by the coding sequence ATGAGTAAGGTTAACGAACTTTTTAATAACGAGCTTAAAGTAATAAATATTGGTTTAAAAGCATTTGCAGAAAGCTTAAAGTTAACTGGTTATAAAGTTATTAATGTGGATTGGAATCCTCCTGCTTATGGAGAAGAAATTGAATCTGCTTTTGAAAAGTTTAATGAGATTGTTTTGAACAAAAAAGTTGATGTTGAGAGTGCTAATAAAGAAGCTTTCCAAAGGTTAATTAATTCAAGGCCTAAAATTGTTGGAATGGGGAAAGCAATCGACCTTATACCTAATATGAAAAAGAATATGCTATTGCATGCTGGCCCTCCTATAAGTTGGGATAGAATGTGTGGTCCAATGAGAGGAGCAGTAATTGGTGCAATTCTTTATGAAGGGTGGGCAAAAACTGAGGATGAAGCAGAACGTCTTGCAGCATCTGGTGAGATTGAGTTTTCCCCTTGTCATCACCACCAGGCAACAGGTCCAATGGCAGGTGTTTATTCTCCGTCTATGCCTGTTTTTGAACTAGTTAACGAAACTTATGGAAACAAAGCTTATACGAACATGAACGAAGGCTTAGGTAAAGTGCTTAGAATGGGTGCTTTCTCTCCCGATGTTATAAGTAGATTAAAATGGATGGAAAGCGAGCTGTATCCAGTTTTAGCAAGGGCAATTGAGTATCTTGGATCAATTGATCTTAAAAATATTTTTGCTCAGGCATTACACATGGGGGATGAGGGACATAATAGAAATAGAGCAGGAACATCACTTCTATTTAGACAACTTGCTCCAGCTATTGTAAAAACAACAAACGACCCAGATGCTGTAGAAAGAGTTCTAAAGTTTATTGATGGAAATGATCACTTCTTTTTAAACCTTTCAATGTCTGCTGCTAAAGTAAGTCTTGATGCTGCAAGAAATATCGAAGGAAGCACTATGGTTGTAGTAATGGCTAGAAATGGAACAGATTTTGGCATTCAAGTTTCTGGATTAGGAGACACATGGTTTACCGTGCCTGCCGAAGTTCCACCAAATGCACTTTATTTTCCAGGTTTTACTAAAGATGATGCAAACCCAGATATTGGTGATAGTTCAATTACTGAGACTGCAGGTTGGGGAGGTTTTGCAATTGCTTCAGCCCCAGCAATAGTGCAGTTTACAGGTGGAACCCCTATGGAAGCTGTTAACAAAACAAAATTGATGTATGAAATTACCATTGGTGAAAACAACACTTATCAGATTCCTTATCTTAATTTTAGAGGAACTCCAACGGGAATTGACATTAAATTGGTTGTGGAAAAAGGAATCCCGCCGTTCATTGATACTGGAATTGCCCATAAGAAACCTGGTATAGGACAAGTAGGAGCAGGTTTAGTAGATGCTCCAATTGAAGTGTTTAAAAAGGCATTTTTAGCATTTGTGCAAAAATATTCATAA
- a CDS encoding DUF2877 domain-containing protein: MMKIFSIGDMVNISFLDWSFSIHSVFKEVINLETQYGIVSFVLKSIGGGPNNIVVDSLYENFDSFVFKKEIKFDLSNVPMYDSTFHFCNADKIYLMNNIYKLEYILINESNSKSAAFLLDEKRLENFKTPLEINLARRIQIGFQKLLNFDISAVKTLKGLGYGLTPQGDDLIDGFIAALFFYETCFNISTYRLRKEIYMLALTNNKLSNTFLYYTSRGLFYERFKNVLLSLVSGENIEHTVKSMLAFGETSGADILTGFLKGIKILLEGGSALCQ; the protein is encoded by the coding sequence ATGATGAAAATATTTTCTATTGGAGACATGGTTAATATTTCATTTTTAGATTGGAGTTTTAGCATTCATTCTGTGTTTAAAGAGGTTATAAACCTTGAGACCCAATATGGTATTGTTTCTTTTGTACTAAAAAGTATTGGTGGTGGTCCAAACAACATTGTAGTTGATTCCCTGTATGAAAATTTTGATAGTTTTGTGTTTAAAAAAGAGATTAAGTTTGATCTCTCAAATGTTCCTATGTATGATTCAACTTTTCATTTTTGTAATGCAGATAAAATCTATTTGATGAATAATATTTATAAGTTGGAATACATTCTTATTAATGAATCAAATTCTAAAAGCGCTGCATTTTTACTTGATGAAAAAAGATTAGAAAATTTTAAAACTCCTCTTGAAATTAATCTTGCAAGAAGAATTCAAATAGGCTTTCAAAAATTGCTAAATTTTGATATTTCAGCAGTTAAAACTTTAAAAGGCCTTGGATACGGATTAACACCCCAAGGTGATGATCTAATAGATGGTTTTATTGCAGCTTTGTTTTTTTATGAAACCTGTTTCAATATCTCAACTTATAGATTAAGGAAGGAAATATATATGTTGGCGTTAACCAACAATAAACTTTCAAATACTTTTCTTTACTATACTTCTCGAGGGTTGTTCTACGAGAGATTTAAAAATGTCCTATTGTCCTTGGTAAGTGGTGAAAATATTGAGCATACAGTTAAGTCAATGCTTGCGTTTGGTGAAACTTCAGGTGCTGACATACTTACAGGCTTTTTGAAAGGAATTAAAATTTTATTAGAAGGAGGTAGTGCCCTATGCCAGTAA
- a CDS encoding N-acetyltransferase encodes MKKEIPEKSSQNEVVFKVEEIEPLLSGYPIDLPKWEPMYITLPNGRTMVIREMKKEEAPLLFPLLKNLLDVDHDFYDIVGVRVYAELLGWIRNRLKDPYQFVGVVDGKLAAFCNGRLMNKDVNISLHTMAFMRGMKAGAVMYYAKAYYTFEILGQKEFWATYESYNGWKRWGVGMAQPSYPWPDVQHELGGARVYYITKDYWQTTVKKYLENMIGATLQKPVPEDLLKAAEHFEVPEQLEE; translated from the coding sequence ATGAAAAAGGAAATACCTGAGAAGTCTTCTCAGAATGAAGTTGTTTTTAAGGTAGAAGAGATTGAACCACTCTTAAGCGGGTATCCAATAGATCTTCCAAAGTGGGAGCCAATGTATATAACTCTTCCCAATGGAAGAACTATGGTGATTAGGGAAATGAAAAAAGAAGAAGCTCCACTTCTCTTCCCTCTTCTTAAGAATTTACTTGATGTTGACCATGACTTTTATGATATTGTAGGCGTAAGGGTATATGCAGAACTTCTTGGATGGATTAGAAACAGGTTAAAAGATCCATATCAATTTGTTGGTGTTGTTGATGGAAAACTTGCTGCGTTTTGTAATGGTAGGCTTATGAATAAAGATGTAAACATTTCTTTGCATACCATGGCATTTATGAGAGGTATGAAAGCTGGAGCAGTAATGTATTATGCTAAAGCTTATTATACCTTTGAGATTCTTGGTCAAAAAGAATTTTGGGCGACATACGAAAGCTATAATGGTTGGAAGAGATGGGGTGTAGGAATGGCTCAACCCTCATATCCGTGGCCAGATGTTCAGCATGAATTAGGTGGCGCAAGGGTTTATTATATCACCAAAGACTACTGGCAAACAACTGTTAAAAAATACCTTGAGAATATGATTGGTGCAACTTTACAAAAACCAGTTCCCGAAGATTTACTCAAGGCCGCTGAACACTTTGAAGTTCCTGAACAACTAGAGGAATAG
- the fdrA gene encoding acyl-CoA synthetase FdrA has protein sequence MPVKGIVKKGAYYDSVTLMLVARDATKLDGIEDVALMMGTLQNKSILETSNMLLQEFKDAQDNDLLIAVKGGSEELVEKALKEIEKLLSKGKSSEESQSDFVPRSLESALKVMNDANLVLISVAGKYAGDEAIKALRNGLHVMIFSDNVPKEKALLAKQIGYEKGLLVMGPDCGTAIINGAPLGFSNVVERGDIGIVSAAGTGLQEVSSIISNNGGGISQAIGTGGIDMKDYYGGLSFLTGLRALIDDPQTKVITLISKPPSEIVLKKLKDTLKTTNKPVVGCFLGADESVVKDLGALPAKTLEEAALLSVSLSKGIPFESFKKEIDEREITIKKEAEELAEKVKQGRKYFRGLFQGGTLAYETELILTEMLGKIYSNVPLKEEFRLKDSWKSEKHTIVDLGEDEFTVGRPHPQIDFQLRNKRILEEAKDSEVALIYLDLVIGYGTNMHPIEDFVPTIEEVTKNGEVIVMVNVTGTDKDPQDKKAIMKALRDAGAVVYDRNAYATKVAGNVIKLIGA, from the coding sequence ATGCCAGTAAAAGGTATTGTAAAAAAGGGAGCATACTACGATTCTGTGACTTTAATGCTTGTTGCAAGAGATGCAACAAAATTAGATGGAATCGAGGATGTTGCTCTCATGATGGGGACTTTGCAGAATAAGTCTATTCTTGAAACATCTAATATGCTGTTGCAAGAATTTAAAGATGCACAAGATAACGATTTATTGATTGCTGTTAAAGGAGGTTCTGAAGAATTAGTTGAAAAAGCTCTTAAAGAAATTGAAAAATTGCTCTCTAAAGGTAAATCATCAGAGGAGTCTCAAAGTGATTTTGTTCCAAGAAGTTTGGAAAGTGCTCTTAAAGTTATGAATGATGCAAATTTAGTTCTTATTTCTGTTGCTGGAAAATACGCAGGGGATGAAGCTATTAAAGCTCTAAGGAATGGTTTACACGTGATGATTTTTTCTGATAATGTTCCTAAAGAAAAGGCTTTACTTGCAAAACAGATTGGGTATGAAAAAGGTCTCCTTGTTATGGGTCCAGATTGTGGAACTGCAATTATAAATGGCGCTCCGTTAGGATTTTCAAATGTTGTTGAAAGAGGAGATATAGGTATTGTTTCTGCTGCTGGAACAGGTTTACAGGAGGTTTCATCAATAATATCTAACAACGGTGGCGGTATTTCTCAGGCGATTGGCACAGGTGGAATTGATATGAAAGATTACTATGGTGGCTTGTCTTTTTTGACTGGGTTAAGGGCTCTAATTGATGACCCACAGACCAAAGTTATTACACTTATTTCTAAGCCGCCAAGCGAAATTGTGCTAAAAAAACTAAAAGATACTCTTAAAACCACGAATAAGCCAGTTGTAGGTTGTTTTCTTGGTGCAGATGAGAGTGTTGTAAAGGATCTCGGAGCATTACCCGCAAAAACTCTTGAAGAAGCTGCACTTCTCTCGGTTAGCCTTTCAAAAGGTATTCCTTTTGAAAGCTTTAAAAAGGAAATCGATGAAAGGGAAATAACCATTAAAAAAGAAGCAGAAGAACTTGCAGAAAAAGTGAAACAGGGAAGGAAGTATTTTAGAGGACTTTTCCAAGGTGGGACCCTTGCTTATGAGACAGAACTTATTTTGACTGAAATGCTTGGTAAAATATATTCAAATGTCCCTCTTAAAGAAGAATTTAGATTAAAGGATTCGTGGAAGAGTGAAAAACATACCATTGTTGACCTTGGAGAAGATGAATTCACCGTTGGAAGACCTCATCCACAGATTGATTTTCAGCTTCGAAACAAAAGGATTTTAGAAGAAGCAAAAGATAGTGAAGTTGCCTTGATTTATCTTGATCTTGTAATTGGGTACGGAACAAACATGCACCCAATAGAAGACTTCGTTCCTACTATTGAAGAAGTAACAAAAAATGGTGAAGTTATTGTTATGGTTAATGTGACAGGGACTGATAAAGATCCTCAGGACAAGAAGGCTATAATGAAAGCTCTTAGAGATGCAGGTGCCGTTGTATATGATAGAAATGCCTATGCAACTAAGGTTGCAGGCAATGTTATAAAGTTAATAGGAGCGTAA